The Spirochaeta isovalerica genome includes a window with the following:
- a CDS encoding methylaspartate ammonia-lyase translates to MKIVKAIFSPGVTGFFFDDQKAIKAGAEHDGFIYRGEPMTEGFTTIRMTGQSISVQLIMENGQIAVGDCAAVQYSGAGGRDPLFLAETYIPFMEEHIRPWLEGRDIQSFKEAAEEFDVLKVDGERLHTAIRYGVSQALLDAAAISAGLLKQEVVCRDYDLPVVAEPVPLFAQSGDDRYTAVDKMIIKQVDVLPHALINNIDTKLGRKGELLLEYVSWLRNRVEQLREYSDYKPDLHIDVYGTIGIIFDYDADRMADYFLELEKAAGELQLYIEGPMDMGEKARQIAAMKELQDKLHEKGCKVKTVADEWCNTWEDIRDFTDAKCCDMVQIKTPDLGSIHNIVKSILYCKEHGMEAYQGGTCNETNISAQTCVHVGLAARAERMLVKPGMGFDEGLTIVKNEMERTLAVLKYKEVK, encoded by the coding sequence ATGAAAATTGTTAAAGCGATATTCTCGCCCGGTGTGACAGGCTTCTTTTTCGACGACCAGAAAGCCATCAAGGCGGGAGCGGAACACGACGGTTTTATCTACCGCGGCGAGCCGATGACAGAGGGATTCACGACGATCCGGATGACCGGTCAGTCCATCTCCGTTCAGCTGATCATGGAAAACGGTCAGATCGCCGTGGGCGACTGCGCCGCCGTCCAGTACTCCGGTGCCGGCGGCCGCGATCCTCTCTTTCTGGCCGAAACCTATATCCCCTTTATGGAAGAGCACATCCGCCCCTGGCTGGAAGGCCGGGACATTCAGTCCTTCAAAGAGGCCGCCGAAGAGTTCGACGTTCTGAAGGTCGACGGGGAAAGGCTTCATACGGCCATCCGTTACGGCGTGTCCCAGGCGCTTCTCGATGCAGCGGCTATTTCAGCGGGGCTCCTGAAACAGGAAGTGGTCTGCCGCGACTACGATCTGCCGGTCGTAGCCGAGCCGGTGCCTCTCTTCGCCCAGTCAGGAGATGACCGGTACACCGCTGTCGACAAAATGATAATCAAGCAGGTCGATGTTCTGCCCCACGCCCTCATCAATAATATCGATACCAAACTGGGACGGAAGGGAGAGCTTCTCCTCGAATACGTCAGCTGGCTGAGAAACCGCGTGGAACAGCTCCGCGAATACAGTGATTACAAACCGGATCTCCATATCGATGTCTACGGAACCATCGGCATCATCTTCGACTATGACGCGGACCGCATGGCCGACTACTTTCTGGAACTGGAAAAAGCCGCCGGAGAACTGCAGCTCTACATCGAAGGCCCCATGGATATGGGTGAAAAAGCCAGACAGATCGCAGCCATGAAAGAGCTTCAGGACAAGCTCCATGAAAAGGGATGCAAAGTCAAAACAGTCGCCGACGAATGGTGCAACACCTGGGAGGACATCAGAGATTTCACCGACGCGAAATGCTGCGATATGGTGCAGATCAAAACGCCCGACCTGGGGAGCATCCACAATATCGTAAAGAGCATCCTCTACTGCAAGGAGCACGGTATGGAAGCCTATCAGGGGGGAACCTGTAACGAGACCAATATCTCCGCCCAGACCTGTGTCCACGTCGGACTGGCGGCCCGCGCCGAGAGAATGCTGGTCAAACCGGGCATGGGATTTGACGAAGGACTCACTATCGTGAAAAACGAAATGGAGCGGACATTGGCCGTCCTGAAATACAAGGAGGTGAAATGA
- a CDS encoding methylaspartate mutase subunit E, with protein MEIQNKKIEKQEYLNAREEILAAWPTGQGVSIEEGVKYQQSLPESKRFASVLNQAVKEKKVLIQPRAGVALVDEHIELLKFLEEESDLLPTTIDAYTRLNRYDEAQKGIDKSRAAGHSLLNGFPAVNHGIESCRRIIESISKPVEIRHGTPDARLLAEISYAAGFNSFEGGGISYNIPYAKNVLLEKSIRDWQFIDRLTGIYQEEGITINREPFGPLSGTLVPPFVSHSIAIIEGLLALEQGVKSITLGYGQAGNMIQDIAAMQSLTELAHKYFGEAGFKDYELSTVLHQWMGGFPEDEARAFSVIAWGSVVANFAGATKVIVKTPHEASGIPTKEANLQGLKATRQMIQMTHDQCYFNIAELALEKEMIHREVDAIMAAVFEAGKGDIAVGAVKAFEAGIIDVPFAPAACNYGKMLPVRDNTGAVRVFETGNTPLPADVMNYHKEKIRERAAVEERDPCFQMVIDDIYAISKGRLVGRPR; from the coding sequence GTGGAAATTCAAAACAAAAAAATTGAAAAACAGGAATACCTTAATGCAAGGGAAGAGATTCTCGCGGCCTGGCCGACCGGTCAGGGTGTCTCCATCGAAGAGGGGGTCAAATATCAGCAGAGTCTCCCCGAATCGAAACGATTTGCGTCTGTATTGAACCAGGCGGTAAAAGAGAAAAAGGTCCTTATCCAACCCAGAGCCGGCGTCGCCCTGGTGGATGAACATATAGAGCTTTTGAAATTTCTGGAAGAGGAGTCGGACCTCCTCCCCACGACGATCGACGCTTACACCAGGCTGAACCGCTATGATGAAGCCCAGAAAGGTATCGACAAATCCCGGGCTGCGGGCCATTCGCTTCTGAACGGCTTTCCGGCGGTCAACCACGGCATCGAATCGTGCCGGAGAATCATTGAATCCATCAGCAAGCCGGTGGAAATCCGCCACGGGACTCCCGACGCCCGGCTTCTGGCGGAAATATCCTACGCCGCGGGTTTCAACTCCTTCGAAGGGGGCGGAATTTCCTACAACATCCCCTACGCCAAGAACGTTCTCCTGGAAAAATCGATCCGCGACTGGCAGTTTATCGACCGTCTGACCGGTATCTATCAGGAAGAGGGAATCACCATAAACAGAGAGCCTTTCGGCCCTCTGTCGGGAACTCTGGTACCTCCTTTCGTTTCCCATTCCATCGCCATAATCGAAGGACTTCTCGCTCTGGAGCAGGGCGTCAAATCGATCACACTCGGCTACGGTCAGGCGGGAAATATGATCCAGGATATCGCCGCCATGCAGTCCCTGACAGAACTGGCCCACAAATATTTCGGAGAAGCGGGATTCAAAGATTACGAGCTCTCCACGGTTCTTCACCAGTGGATGGGCGGTTTCCCCGAAGACGAAGCCAGGGCCTTCTCGGTTATCGCCTGGGGAAGCGTCGTAGCCAATTTTGCCGGCGCCACGAAAGTCATTGTAAAAACACCCCATGAAGCGTCGGGCATCCCCACGAAGGAAGCCAACCTTCAGGGACTGAAAGCCACGCGGCAGATGATACAGATGACCCATGACCAGTGTTACTTCAACATCGCCGAACTGGCTTTGGAAAAAGAAATGATCCACCGGGAAGTGGACGCTATCATGGCTGCCGTTTTCGAAGCTGGAAAAGGCGATATCGCCGTGGGCGCCGTCAAAGCTTTCGAGGCGGGAATCATCGATGTCCCCTTCGCACCGGCCGCCTGCAACTACGGAAAGATGCTGCCTGTCAGAGACAATACGGGAGCGGTCCGCGTTTTCGAGACCGGTAATACGCCGCTTCCCGCAGACGTGATGAACTATCACAAAGAAAAGATCAGAGAAAGAGCCGCCGTCGAGGAACGGGACCCCTGCTTCCAGATGGTTATCGACGACATTTACGCCATCAGCAAAGGCCGGCTTGTAGGGAGACCCAGATAA
- the glmL gene encoding methylaspartate mutase accessory protein GlmL has product MLISIDIGSTWTKGALFTVREGKLVVENRETTATTTDDLSIGFREILGRLRLTAYGDTPVLCSSSAHGGLKITAIGIVPDLTLESARLAALSAGGKLTKAFSYRLNSSDIKEIEASLPDIVLLTGGTDGGNRSYILHNAELLAKSNLDCTILYAGNRDLQDEVKNILIRKKLLIAANVLPDLNNPSPQEARDVIRETFMSTIIQGKGLQSIVKLTGSAPVPTPAAVFDYVTLLDREKAFEGDFSFIDMGGATTDYYSAVSFVSGEKVIRKGIREPRIKRSVEGDLGMRVSALSALESDRMTLEAEVESRGLNPDDFLVYLNKVSTMTEYIPVDAEEKRFDALLAGFCTANATTRHGGTRREVYTTSGSAFIERGRNLKNIKTIIGTGGYLAALDDDPFRHYPVPAVTIEGEEILSPAEYRYYRDERYLIPLLANAARLYPKEAAASLKPNLAEIKD; this is encoded by the coding sequence ATGCTGATTTCCATCGATATCGGTTCGACCTGGACGAAAGGGGCTCTTTTCACAGTCCGGGAAGGAAAACTTGTGGTGGAAAACAGAGAAACCACGGCAACAACCACCGATGACCTGTCTATCGGATTCAGGGAAATTCTCGGCCGGCTCAGACTGACAGCCTACGGTGATACCCCGGTCCTCTGTTCCTCTTCAGCCCATGGCGGTCTCAAGATAACAGCCATCGGAATCGTTCCCGACCTGACTTTGGAATCGGCCCGGCTGGCGGCTCTTTCCGCCGGCGGGAAACTGACGAAAGCTTTCTCCTATCGCCTCAACAGTTCGGATATTAAAGAGATTGAAGCTTCACTGCCCGATATAGTCCTTCTTACGGGAGGGACCGATGGGGGCAACAGAAGCTACATTCTCCATAATGCGGAACTTCTGGCAAAATCGAACCTTGACTGTACCATTCTCTATGCGGGGAACCGCGATCTTCAGGATGAAGTGAAAAATATTCTCATCAGAAAAAAGCTGCTCATCGCCGCTAACGTATTGCCCGATCTGAACAATCCCTCACCACAAGAGGCCCGGGATGTCATCCGGGAAACGTTTATGTCCACCATCATCCAGGGAAAAGGTCTTCAGTCGATCGTCAAGCTGACCGGTTCGGCTCCCGTACCCACACCGGCAGCGGTTTTCGACTATGTGACTCTTCTCGACAGGGAAAAGGCTTTCGAGGGAGATTTCTCTTTTATCGATATGGGCGGAGCCACGACCGATTATTACTCTGCAGTTTCATTTGTAAGCGGGGAGAAGGTCATACGGAAAGGAATCCGGGAACCGAGGATCAAGCGCTCTGTCGAGGGAGATCTGGGAATGAGGGTCAGCGCCCTGTCGGCGTTGGAATCGGACCGCATGACTCTCGAAGCGGAAGTCGAATCGAGGGGTCTCAACCCCGATGACTTTCTCGTTTATTTGAATAAAGTGAGCACCATGACCGAATACATCCCCGTCGATGCGGAAGAAAAGCGCTTTGACGCCCTGCTCGCCGGATTCTGCACAGCCAATGCGACAACACGTCACGGAGGAACCCGGAGGGAAGTCTATACAACTTCCGGTTCGGCGTTTATCGAAAGGGGAAGAAACCTGAAAAATATCAAAACCATTATCGGTACGGGAGGATATCTGGCGGCGCTCGATGACGATCCTTTCAGGCATTACCCCGTACCGGCTGTTACCATAGAGGGAGAGGAAATACTCAGTCCGGCGGAATACCGGTATTACCGGGACGAACGCTACCTGATACCCCTCCTGGCCAATGCGGCCCGGCTCTATCCGAAAGAGGCGGCGGCTTCATTGAAACCGAATTTAGCGGAAATAAAGGATTAA
- the glmS gene encoding methylaspartate mutase subunit S, which yields MCKKTIVLGVIGSDCHAVGNKILDKFYSDAGFNVINLGVMVSQDEFIDSAIETGAEAILVSSLYGHGEIDCMGFRERCTERGLEDIVLHVGGNLVVGKMDKAHIVEKFKDMGYDRVYTPDVDLQICLEELRADLKC from the coding sequence ATGTGTAAAAAAACAATTGTTCTGGGCGTTATCGGCTCGGACTGCCACGCTGTGGGGAACAAGATTCTCGACAAGTTCTATTCCGATGCCGGCTTCAATGTCATCAATCTGGGCGTTATGGTCTCCCAGGATGAGTTTATCGATTCGGCCATAGAAACAGGAGCCGAGGCTATTCTCGTTTCCTCGCTATACGGACACGGGGAGATCGACTGCATGGGTTTCCGCGAAAGATGCACGGAAAGAGGCCTTGAGGATATCGTCCTCCATGTGGGAGGCAATCTTGTTGTGGGTAAAATGGACAAGGCTCATATCGTTGAGAAGTTCAAAGATATGGGTTATGACAGAGTTTACACTCCCGATGTGGATCTGCAGATCTGTCTGGAAGAATTGAGAGCCGATCTGAAATGCTGA
- a CDS encoding GntR family transcriptional regulator, which produces MRIDRNSTVPVYRQITQNITLMVKQGKLKPGDKVVPERELATALNLSRGTVKKAYGELENNNVLEVVQGRGSFISRNQDVLIQSRKDRAVQLIDNALTELEALNFSHREITTFFQLMLMNREQKINSFHIAAVDCNSEALTVFEKQLRYISGTRISKYLLDDVVENGDPERLLSGFDVILTTSTHYNELSAICPALKERILQAALTLGQETIIDLASIKPESRIGTICITERFHQIVKDRMTLFGLETDDVSYLCNCRGSDFHNYLENKDVVILPSEMSVSDNWDLTDALDKFSARGGKIINFDYQIDRGSLIYIEEQISNRMERL; this is translated from the coding sequence ATGAGAATTGACAGGAACTCGACGGTTCCCGTCTACAGACAGATTACCCAGAACATAACCCTTATGGTTAAACAGGGAAAGCTGAAACCCGGCGACAAAGTCGTCCCCGAGCGCGAACTGGCAACAGCTTTAAATCTTTCGAGAGGGACCGTGAAAAAAGCCTACGGAGAACTGGAGAACAACAATGTTCTGGAAGTGGTTCAGGGCCGCGGCTCCTTTATTTCCCGCAATCAGGATGTGCTCATCCAGAGCCGGAAAGACAGAGCCGTCCAGCTGATCGACAATGCCCTTACGGAACTGGAAGCCCTTAACTTCTCCCACAGGGAAATCACCACTTTTTTCCAGCTCATGCTTATGAACAGGGAACAGAAAATCAACAGTTTTCATATAGCCGCCGTCGATTGCAACAGCGAAGCCCTCACGGTTTTTGAAAAACAGCTCCGGTACATTTCCGGAACAAGAATAAGCAAATACCTTCTCGATGATGTCGTTGAGAATGGAGATCCCGAAAGGCTCCTGTCAGGTTTCGATGTGATATTGACGACATCGACCCATTACAACGAGCTCTCCGCCATCTGCCCCGCTCTCAAGGAGAGGATCCTCCAGGCCGCTCTCACTCTCGGACAGGAAACCATCATCGATCTGGCTTCCATCAAGCCGGAAAGCCGTATCGGTACCATTTGCATAACCGAGCGATTTCATCAGATCGTCAAGGACAGAATGACTCTTTTCGGATTGGAAACCGATGATGTCTCCTATCTCTGCAACTGTCGGGGCAGCGATTTCCACAACTATCTTGAAAATAAGGACGTCGTCATTCTCCCTTCGGAAATGTCGGTCAGCGACAACTGGGATCTGACTGACGCTCTGGACAAATTCTCCGCCAGGGGCGGCAAGATTATCAATTTTGATTATCAGATAGATAGAGGTTCTCTCATTTACATAGAGGAACAGATTTCCAACCGAATGGAGCGGCTGTGA
- a CDS encoding methyl-accepting chemotaxis protein has translation MKIQSKLSLFVFTVILMLSVNSLILFYNNYTTVKLDHYMSRSYRLLNQFKEIQNQSNAVLINDTGFNKVAENWLQAVRGFKELLTEYEEISQNSYIPEEIRERARKVSGLWTHLEKDIQQANDAIVAIRTSELIKKLGNNSFIRVRYSTDWSREESDLYKDVMVLEDRMQKLDRSSEFVAFGIEETVDNLILMIDGRNSRWMIISAAVFMVILLLSSVFVILFSRNLAGRIVTIEGLMNRAAERDLTVRYNVKTTDEIGHLGGHLNSVLDSLRDFFTSVNGTIYRADELKEILSSGMTESASAMEEIFRNIESFEGQFEKLDSELLQSREQIARLDGDVQTYSGKVSVQAEKARESGDMMKVMVEDIGKVGSISSEQNARARDLLLLVEENRDSLEKSIEAVESVATGMQGIHDIVTVIKSIADQTNILAMNAAIEAAHAGDAGKGFSVVAEEIRKLAESSGENVSRIDKFLSTISQDMDITLERSRENNETFEKIGEEVLRYSQVMDDVHKYLDSLVASGKEVERTSRESEEVSHDLSQGIGTISDRSRTLDRSMEIIGEHSSSTFNGIREITLGTKEILSSFDLIRKSNEENVETVNSLREEMKTYRVAE, from the coding sequence ATGAAAATACAGAGTAAACTGTCACTGTTTGTTTTTACAGTGATTCTCATGTTATCGGTTAACTCTTTAATCCTCTTTTACAACAACTATACGACGGTTAAGCTCGACCATTATATGAGTCGTTCCTACAGGCTGCTCAATCAGTTTAAAGAGATTCAGAACCAGTCCAATGCCGTTCTCATAAACGATACGGGATTTAATAAAGTGGCTGAGAACTGGTTACAGGCCGTCCGCGGCTTCAAAGAACTTCTGACAGAGTATGAAGAGATCTCTCAAAATTCCTACATTCCGGAAGAAATCCGGGAGAGAGCCCGGAAGGTCAGCGGTTTATGGACCCATCTGGAAAAAGATATACAGCAGGCAAATGATGCCATTGTGGCGATCAGAACTTCTGAGCTGATAAAAAAACTGGGAAACAACAGCTTTATCCGCGTCCGGTACAGCACCGACTGGTCCCGGGAAGAGAGCGACCTCTATAAAGATGTCATGGTTCTGGAGGACAGGATGCAGAAACTTGACCGCTCCTCTGAATTTGTCGCTTTCGGGATCGAGGAGACCGTTGATAATCTGATTCTGATGATCGACGGGAGAAACTCCCGCTGGATGATTATCTCCGCAGCGGTATTTATGGTGATACTGCTTCTCTCATCGGTTTTCGTTATTCTGTTCAGCCGCAATCTCGCCGGCAGAATCGTCACAATAGAGGGTTTGATGAACAGGGCGGCGGAACGGGATCTGACAGTCCGGTACAATGTGAAAACAACTGATGAAATAGGTCATCTGGGAGGTCACCTCAATTCCGTTCTCGATTCTCTGAGAGATTTTTTCACCAGCGTCAACGGAACGATCTACCGGGCCGACGAACTGAAGGAGATCCTCTCTTCGGGGATGACCGAATCAGCTTCGGCCATGGAGGAGATTTTCAGGAATATCGAATCCTTTGAAGGGCAGTTCGAGAAGCTCGATTCGGAACTTCTTCAGTCGAGGGAGCAGATCGCCCGGCTCGACGGAGATGTGCAGACCTATTCGGGAAAGGTTTCTGTGCAGGCTGAGAAGGCCCGCGAATCAGGCGATATGATGAAGGTCATGGTTGAGGATATCGGTAAAGTCGGAAGCATTTCCTCGGAACAGAATGCCCGCGCCAGGGATCTGCTTCTGCTGGTCGAGGAAAACCGCGATTCACTTGAGAAATCCATCGAAGCTGTGGAATCGGTCGCGACGGGAATGCAGGGGATACACGATATCGTAACGGTAATAAAAAGCATTGCCGACCAGACCAATATACTGGCGATGAACGCCGCAATCGAAGCAGCCCATGCGGGAGATGCCGGAAAGGGATTTTCCGTTGTTGCCGAAGAGATCAGAAAGCTGGCCGAATCGTCGGGAGAAAATGTTTCCCGCATAGATAAGTTCCTCTCCACCATCTCTCAGGATATGGATATAACCCTTGAGCGGAGCCGGGAAAATAATGAGACATTCGAGAAGATCGGAGAGGAAGTGCTCCGTTATTCCCAGGTTATGGATGACGTTCATAAATATCTCGATTCGCTTGTTGCCAGCGGAAAAGAAGTCGAGCGGACATCGCGGGAATCGGAAGAGGTAAGCCACGACTTGAGTCAGGGGATTGGCACCATTAGCGACCGCTCCCGGACTCTTGACCGTTCTATGGAAATCATTGGAGAGCACTCTTCATCGACATTCAACGGCATCCGGGAAATAACGCTGGGTACCAAAGAGATTCTCAGCTCTTTCGATCTGATCCGCAAGTCCAATGAGGAAAATGTCGAGACGGTCAACAGCCTCCGGGAAGAGATGAAAACTTACCGGGTCGCGGAATAG
- a CDS encoding MFS transporter: MNKNDDKFNAKNVIIISLAHLTHDTYSAFLAPILPILIDQLGITLFMAGMLDVVRRVPQLLNPLLGMIADRIRISVFIILAPLVTTLSMSFLGLSPNVIVLTALVFVSGISAAFFHVPSPVLIKHFSGNKIGQGMSFYMLGGELARTLGPLLILSGVSLWGLQGTWRLAPLGIAASLVLFFQFRKVRVHKPERREESKGYGKTFINLLPLFLTIGGIIFFRGAMKAALTIYLPTYLTGKDQSIWMAGISLSVLQFSGAAGTFAAGPLSDRIGRKKVLLIASIINPFLMLLFVNISGVLVIPVLILSGFFLFMTGPVILATVHDVKSDQGAFINGVYMTVNFFFASVMTVLVGFLADRFGMDRTYSATVLLSALAIPVVLFMKKSYSATR; this comes from the coding sequence ATGAATAAAAACGATGATAAATTCAATGCTAAAAATGTAATTATTATATCACTGGCTCATCTGACCCATGATACCTATTCCGCTTTTCTGGCTCCGATCCTGCCCATTCTGATCGATCAATTGGGAATCACCTTATTTATGGCGGGAATGCTCGATGTAGTCCGGCGCGTTCCCCAGCTTCTGAATCCCCTGCTGGGAATGATTGCCGACCGGATAAGAATCAGCGTGTTCATAATTCTGGCACCCCTGGTCACCACTCTCTCCATGAGTTTCCTCGGTCTTTCTCCCAATGTCATAGTTCTGACGGCTCTCGTTTTCGTATCGGGAATCAGCGCCGCCTTTTTTCACGTTCCCAGCCCGGTTCTGATCAAACATTTCTCGGGAAATAAAATCGGCCAGGGAATGAGTTTCTATATGCTGGGAGGAGAACTGGCCAGAACGCTGGGTCCTCTGCTCATTCTTTCAGGTGTCAGCCTATGGGGGCTTCAGGGAACCTGGCGTCTCGCGCCGCTTGGAATAGCCGCTTCGCTGGTCCTCTTTTTCCAGTTCCGTAAAGTTAGGGTCCACAAGCCGGAAAGACGGGAAGAATCCAAAGGCTACGGTAAGACATTTATCAACCTGCTTCCCCTTTTCCTCACCATAGGCGGAATCATCTTCTTCCGGGGAGCCATGAAAGCGGCTCTGACGATTTACCTTCCCACCTATCTGACAGGCAAGGACCAGTCGATCTGGATGGCGGGGATATCCCTGTCAGTTCTGCAGTTCTCCGGCGCTGCGGGAACTTTTGCCGCCGGTCCTCTCTCCGACAGGATCGGGAGAAAGAAAGTCCTGCTCATAGCTTCGATTATAAACCCTTTTCTGATGCTGCTTTTTGTCAATATATCAGGAGTTCTGGTCATACCGGTGCTGATACTTTCGGGATTCTTTCTGTTTATGACAGGTCCGGTTATCCTTGCGACTGTTCACGATGTCAAATCCGATCAGGGAGCTTTCATCAACGGGGTCTATATGACAGTAAACTTCTTCTTCGCTTCGGTCATGACTGTGCTGGTGGGATTTCTGGCTGACAGATTCGGCATGGACAGAACCTACAGCGCCACTGTGCTTCTCTCGGCTCTGGCCATACCGGTCGTATTATTTATGAAAAAGAGCTATTCCGCGACCCGGTAA
- a CDS encoding S8 family peptidase, with the protein MKSIKYIAIFFSAALFVTGCDTALAPGISGDPATVVPEKEVSFDYSDLPGESSFFSPGSEQDLINETHYGYLIVRIEDSFKEKVITDAGAVVVNRMEMNGGRYLYVRKNREVLKLLKTLNNAPGVVYAEPDMINEMYSAVTYSDDLNDPRINSSQYSYHITGLGEALKTYGVGEYDVFIATIDSGINKTHEEFGSVYGAHPGYSMFDKTGDAGSVSYTFVGPGNDPVAMDGSNWDSNPGEGHGTHVSGTILAEGNNGLGVTGVCPDNATYLFYKCFADDENGNSVDGSGSTWAVYGSFKHLVDYKVANIDSDYTVPVNMSLGGDYASYYAIDVINYGLENKVVAVVASGNDGFNISAFPAAYQGVIAVGATNGRDEKVHFSNSGKHLSVSAPGFNIISAGNTAVDEYVYMSGTSMATPFVTGLVGLMLTHDPTLSPAMIKHILESTADDKGAPGFDEDYGWGRVNVAAAIEAVINLSPSDSSPYSEYLLQANVTNSGIGVAAVPVYLYKSTGEFVASSLSSESGIASFGLLREGDYILKTFYFGESLSDDSDPVKVVSFNNPLGNVVVDFAYDFPIYNIITATNEGTAGTDTVIELYRVDDSDPANPAFEFILDYDRGALDQTQYPLQRGEDYVIGITAYVSDGSPLDGHYAIRISEDNPDPSSYTGSAALTDGNDDMEPNDTEADAYVINPEQTYNAYLDGEEYDFYRISIPAN; encoded by the coding sequence ATGAAATCAATTAAATATATTGCCATATTTTTTTCAGCAGCCCTTTTTGTTACGGGTTGTGATACGGCATTGGCACCCGGGATCTCAGGCGATCCTGCCACAGTTGTTCCGGAAAAGGAAGTCTCCTTCGATTATTCCGATCTTCCCGGGGAAAGCTCTTTCTTTTCTCCCGGCTCGGAACAGGATCTGATAAACGAGACCCATTACGGATATCTGATTGTCAGGATTGAAGATTCCTTTAAGGAAAAGGTCATCACCGACGCGGGAGCCGTAGTGGTGAACAGAATGGAAATGAATGGCGGGCGTTATTTATATGTCAGGAAAAACAGAGAAGTTCTCAAGCTACTCAAAACTCTCAATAATGCTCCGGGCGTAGTTTACGCCGAGCCGGATATGATCAATGAGATGTATTCGGCCGTAACCTACAGCGATGATCTGAACGACCCCAGGATAAACAGTTCCCAGTATTCCTATCATATAACCGGCCTCGGAGAAGCTTTGAAGACTTACGGCGTCGGGGAATATGACGTTTTTATCGCTACCATCGATTCGGGAATAAACAAAACACATGAGGAGTTCGGCTCTGTCTACGGCGCCCATCCCGGGTATTCCATGTTTGATAAAACCGGAGATGCCGGATCTGTTTCATATACTTTTGTCGGGCCCGGAAATGATCCTGTTGCTATGGACGGCTCCAATTGGGACAGCAATCCCGGGGAAGGCCACGGAACTCATGTTTCGGGTACCATACTGGCGGAAGGAAATAACGGGCTCGGCGTGACCGGCGTCTGTCCCGATAACGCGACTTATCTTTTCTACAAATGTTTCGCCGATGACGAAAACGGAAACAGCGTGGACGGAAGCGGCTCCACATGGGCCGTGTACGGATCTTTCAAACATCTGGTTGATTACAAAGTCGCCAATATCGATTCCGATTATACCGTTCCGGTCAATATGTCTCTCGGAGGCGATTATGCCAGCTACTACGCCATTGATGTGATCAACTATGGTCTGGAAAACAAAGTCGTTGCGGTCGTGGCATCGGGTAATGACGGATTTAACATTTCCGCATTCCCCGCCGCTTACCAGGGCGTCATCGCCGTGGGCGCGACAAACGGGAGGGACGAAAAAGTCCACTTTTCCAATTCGGGCAAACATCTGTCTGTCTCGGCTCCGGGATTCAATATCATTTCCGCTGGAAACACGGCGGTAGACGAATACGTGTATATGTCCGGGACATCTATGGCAACGCCTTTCGTAACAGGTCTGGTCGGGCTTATGCTCACCCATGATCCGACCCTTTCTCCCGCTATGATCAAGCACATACTCGAATCGACGGCCGACGATAAAGGCGCTCCCGGGTTCGATGAGGATTACGGTTGGGGCAGAGTCAATGTCGCCGCAGCCATAGAGGCCGTTATCAATCTCAGTCCCTCCGATTCATCGCCTTATTCGGAATATCTCCTTCAGGCTAATGTGACAAACAGCGGTATCGGAGTTGCGGCGGTGCCGGTTTACCTCTACAAGTCTACGGGAGAATTTGTCGCAAGCTCTCTTTCCAGCGAAAGCGGCATAGCTTCATTCGGGCTCCTGAGAGAAGGGGATTACATTTTAAAAACTTTCTATTTCGGCGAATCTCTTTCCGATGATTCAGATCCGGTAAAAGTTGTATCTTTTAACAATCCCCTTGGGAATGTCGTTGTAGATTTCGCCTATGATTTTCCGATCTATAACATCATTACAGCGACGAACGAAGGAACGGCAGGAACAGACACAGTTATTGAACTGTACCGTGTGGACGATAGCGACCCGGCCAATCCGGCATTTGAATTCATTCTGGATTATGATAGAGGGGCTCTCGATCAGACTCAGTATCCCCTTCAGAGGGGAGAGGATTATGTCATCGGCATTACCGCTTATGTCTCGGACGGTTCTCCCCTGGACGGCCATTATGCCATACGCATCTCCGAAGATAATCCGGATCCATCCTCATACACCGGTTCAGCAGCGTTGACAGATGGAAATGATGATATGGAACCGAATGATACGGAAGCTGACGCTTATGTAATCAATCCGGAACAGACATATAATGCCTATCTGGATGGAGAGGAATACGATTTCTATAGGATCAGCATTCCTGCGAATTAA